In the Fusarium falciforme chromosome 6, complete sequence genome, GTACCAAAGAAACTAGGGACGGGTGGGGGCCGCTAAGAGCTCCCCAAGAGCGACGATACAGGCACCAAAGCCAATGCCGGAGGAAGATGCATGCCAGACGGGGATGGAGGTGCTGGGAGGGTGTCATGGCATGGACCGTGGGTTGATGgaatctccttgtccttgggggAGGGGAGTACGTACCATCCTTGGGATCCTGGTCCTGATGTCGGACCTACAAGTGTGGTTCTTCACAAGCCAGAAAAAGAAAGGTCATCATCACTGGCCCTGCGTGCCCTGCAAGGTGTGGTATCACAAGACAAGGCGCTagaaggaaaaaagagaGGCCATCATCCATGAGACATGAAGGGGAACAGGGTAAGGCAAGGCGACGCCGACaaggcaagacaagacaaggaaTAGAAAAGAATAGACAGCCCAGGGACAAGGATCCGGCATGCCATCCTGGCAGGAAAACGGGTGGGAATCAGcagctaaaataaattacgGCATCTTCCTTTCATGTCTCTGCTCGTTTTTGTTTGAtggataaaaaaaaaagatgggGGGTCAATCCCAATTACATTACATCACGTAGAGTAGGTCTTAGATGCGACTGTGGTTCATGTCGATTAAGGCTGGAAGGGGGGgacatcccatcccatcccaagAACCATGGACACGGCATGGAGGGGACTGGGAACTTTTGGCAATCGATTcgagcccagcccagcatcTGCCCCCATCTCTGCCGACTGTCGTACGTACGTATGTCTCCATCTGTTTGATGAGGCGCAATCTGCATAAGGctccttgatcatcttggGGTGAATTGAGCTAGAGTCTGTCGTCTCACGCACGTGCTTGGAACCTGATGcgccctccccctccctcaCCTTTGAGAACCCAACGGGACCCAGGATCATAGTATTAGTTGTTATTCTGTTCTAAATACTGGACATAATTAAAATGAAACAACTGTCGACATGTcgataataattatattttgcACGATCAAAAAGCAAATGGGAATAAAGTAGGGAAACAGAGACCGTTGTGAAACTCTGAAATCGGGGTCGGGGAGATGGAGATCGAGCCCTACGGACTGACGATGGATGCTTTCGTCAACGGGACTGGGCTACTAGACTGTCCGGGCTCCAGCTACTGCTACATACCTACGTACGCACGTATTCATCTGTGACGCCTGTCTGACCCTTGTTGACCCATGACCCATGACAAATTCGGGAACCCCAGGTCGTCGCAAACGATGGCAGGAGGAGCACGAGCCATTTTGCTacagaggaaaaaaaaaacgaacATGAAAAAAAGATTAGGGGATTCTAACCCGAGACAGCGTCACGGTCggggtggtgttgaagaccGGCGTCGGACGCCTCGGCCGTCTCCGGGGCTCCGGGCGGGGGATTTCATGGGCGGGCGCCAGCCACCTTTCTGATCGTGTTTGTCagaaacgacgacgacgacgatggatgTGTGATGTGTGATGTGCGAGgtgcgaggaggaggacgcgGCCGTTCTCTCACAGCCCTCTTCGGCGCCGACGGCCACCCGGACTTTTCTTGTTATGCCATGCCTGCTTGCCTGGTGCCCGTTTTCCAAATCCATCATGGTCATAGCAATCCATGGGAGACGGGGCTGCTGGTACTGGTGCGCGGAGGTCACGGCGATGGCGTGCCTTGGAATTGTGGCGTCCAGGGCACCCCAGGCAAGAAAAAGAGCCGACTAGGAGTCGACGAGGCTCGGCAGTGACAAGACGAGGTTCTCTTTTGGTTGGGGGTGTGTGCTTTGGCCCTTTTTGGGTGGATCTatgggagagagagagaaagagagaggtCACACAGGGTCAAGTCAAAGCGATAATGGCCGGAAACAGCTTTTGTTCAAATGTTGAGAAAATTCTTTCGTCTCATCTCTCGGCCGATTGTTAAGCGGAACATGAGAAGCAAGCGAACGTGACACATCTGGCCGAGATGAACACGGCCTTGCGTTGCGAATGGATGCAAATCAAATCAAATCCCCAAGCTGCGTCCGTGTAAGAGCAGAGGCCCTGACTGATGGGGGTGAAACGAACGCGTAGAGGCGCAAAGCCACTGCAGACAGGAGCTCTCGCAGTGCGTCAGAGGTGCATCAAGGAGGGGCGTGCATCTTGGGCGCAGGGGGAGTGTGCAGAGGAGGAAACGCCAAGCTCCAGCCACAGCAGCCACGCATTGTCACCCAAAAAGGCTTAGCGGTCCCTCCTCTGGGGGTACAGTCCCACCAGAATTGGCACGCCGGGACCTGCCAAGTACCTTGTCGTCGGTACTGCAAGATGGGAAAGGATGAGGTCGATGGGCAGCAGAAGGGAAGGATCCATGGAGACGACGCGAGGCCagttgaaaaaaaaaaggcgaGAACGAGGCTCACTCTCCACCCCTAGGTCTAAAGCGAGGTCACGGTGAGAATTAGAAACCCGAACGAGAGGGggaaggagatgatgaggaggaggagagaggcgGGGGTGCAacaagagggagaggaaagGGCacggcaaggcaaggcaaagaGGCACCACTTTGCCTGGCCTAGTCCGAATAGACTACGCGCGCGCAACAAGGACCCTCGAGGAGACAGAGCACGGATACGTAAAGACCAAGGCCGCAAGCAGTCTAGGGGGGGGGGACATCTGAGGAAAGGACACTGAACGAATATCGCGGCGACGGACGGACGAACgatggagggatggatggatcgctCCATGTTCGCTGGCTCGTTCGGTACATACAGCCCAAATCAATTCCCGTCCACCAACCTAAGCGCAGTTCCACTGGCACACGCCTGCTGGGCTGGCTTGGGCTGTGGAGTGGAGGTAGGTACCTCTCTCTCTGAGCGCCGCCCCACAGAGCCGCCGCAGTCCCGTCCCAGTAAGTCAAGTCCCAGGCCAAGCAGAGCAAGGTCCCGGgctgccatccatccaatccatccaccatcatcgtctccatcatggctcccGGAGCTATTCGCGCAGCAAACACACTTTTTGCTTCGGACCGCAGCAGCTGCATCTCAGGAACCTCGTGGCCGAGATCAAGATGCAGACATGCAGGAACAAGATCAACTGACATCTAAGCAGCTGTGACTCAGTATTTCTCAACTGTGAAAAAACTCGTTGGGAAGTTGTTCTCAAGGCGCATTGCCGTGTGGTGTTTTTttatctcctcctcgagtcGACTTGCGGCAGTCACAGTCTATATAAGGTACGGACCCCCCTTCCTCTCTTCCCCACACCAACTCCATTACATCCAACCTCCAAACTCAACCCTCTTCCCAACTTCTCTCCAGAGATAATTGGAACAGCTCAGCTTGAACTCTTATTTCAATTACCTGTACTCAATACCCAGCGACAGACAACTGAAGTAGTACAGCAACGCACAGCACAGCAGTACTCCATCCTCACATTGCTACACCCCCCCAAGGCGCCTTGCCTTTCtatctcttctccttctctctctACTCCATCTTGTCCTCTCCCAGTCCTCTCCACAATGAGCAGTACTCTGCTACCCACATACGTGGGGTACATCCACTCAACTCTCGATGCCCTCATCATCTTCGAGGCCTGTCTGTCAGGTGCACGCAATCACGTCCCACGACGACCACAAGATCGAGAACGACAAGAGCTTATCAGAAGCGGGAATGTATTCATCTACGAAGAGCACGCCTCAGGAATCAAGCGCTGGACAGACGGAGTCTCATGGAGCCCAAGCCGCATACTAGACAACTTCCTCGTCTACCGCGAGCTCGAGCGGCCCTTTGGCCCaggcgagaagaagcgcgccctcaagaagcccaagaagatgaGCAACGGCATCACAAAGACCGAGTCGCGCTGCGAGACTAGAGACGAGGACCGTGCTCTGATCGGCTCTCTGGTGGACTCGTACGACTTCAAGCAGTCGGGCCTGGTCAAGAAGACAATCAGCATAACCTTCCAGGGTGTCCCCCACCACCTGGTGAGCTACTACACATGCGAAGATGTCAAGTCAGGCCGCCTCACCTGTCCCTCGAATCATCCGGACCTCCGGAACCTCATCCCTCGCAGCGAGCTCCTCATGTCGCAAAACTTCCGCGCGCCCATCGACGGCACCGACACATCGACTGACGAGCGCTACCAGAGCCAAGTGCTCGTGGACTATGGTTACAATACATCTATGCAACAAGTGCCCCCGATGATGTCCAATTACCACATGGGCTACTATTATGCACAAGGCCAGCTGCCGCCTATCCACatgcaacaacaacagcagcatcaccatcaacatcatccacatcaacaaccaccacAACAACACGAACCACAGCAGCTTATGTCGCCAACACACCTGCAGCATttgcaacaacaacagcagcagcagcagcaacatcagcagcaacaacaccatcactcACAACAACAGGCATATGTCACAATGCCTCCAAATACACACCTTCCTACATTTTCTTACATGCCCGAGATTTCGGGTATTGACACATCAAATATGGATAACTCAAATCTCTTCTAAAAGCCCAGTTAGTATTAGGTATCAAATTAATAAACAAAATCCGAAAAATCATGGGAGTGCTGGCACTAGATCTAAGTGGCGCCCAtgacttggagatggatTCAGAGTTTCAGAGTTCCGTACCCGTGTGTTCCGCAACCTTGTCGCAGTTGTTAGTAATCAGCGAGAGGCGTGATGAAATGTGAAACAGGCCCTGGACTCCTTGTCAAATCGATAACCTTGCGAACCTATGCAAGCCAATCATTGATTAACTCTGGGCAGCGGATGTCTGATGTGCCAAGTTGGGGATTTGATGACCCAATAAGGTTATGCTCTGCCAATCCTCGCTGATGTATTGGGATAAATGTCCGGTAGCGAGCGACCTTCTAGAAAGAAAACGGATGAAAGACGGAATGCAAACTCTTCTGATCATTGTCTCGTTGTTTTACCTGTCTGCAAGTGGTGAATGCTCAAGTTGGTGTGTGTAACTAGGACTCTCAGATTATTCCGTGCACGGTTGTCTATCAAGTCACCTGGCTAATCTCGACTCCAtacgaaaaagaaaaagatgacGTTGACCCTAGCCAAAACCATCTCTTGGCTCGACAGGCTGCAAATCTCTGGAGAAGACCGCGTCCGGTTTTAAAACAAAAGGGGGCTCCGACGTGTGCGGGCGGCAATATCCCATCTCGGCTCCGGGAGTGGGAGATACCGGATCCCTGTGCCGTGGTTCCCGCGGACCCCACACCCCGTCCGGCGAGTGCCGAGAGTAcgtatatatttttttttgccGTGGTGCTCGAAAAAGATGCGATTGGAGAGCACGTGCTTTGGATGACAGAAAGGTACGTATTCAAATGTCCGGGGTGGACAGGCCGCTAACGGGGGGGGagtttgttggtggtggtttTTTTTTGCGCAGCCAATCGACAGATGCGCGAAAACAGTACAGGAAGAAGATCGGTCGGTTCGGAATTGGGCAACCGGATTTGCCCTCTCTCCAATTGCAATCCTTTTGACTGTTTGTTCTTGACAGTAGTATAGATGCTGCTGTCTGCGAGGCTGGCTGGGCGGGCGGCGGCTAGCAGGTGCTCGCCCGTCGGGTTGAGGTTTGCGACGTCAGGGCCGAGGAGGTTGTTCTTTACAAAGTCGCAAGCTTGGTTGGAGCAAAAGAACAAGGAGGAGCGTGTTGAGTAAGTTTATGTCTGAGAATGGAATAGATGAGACACCAAACTGACTTGTTGATAGACCAGCAGCCCTCCAGAAAAAGACGAATCCTCCTACCCGCCCGGCCGTCCTCCACGAAGACATCTACACGATCCCCAACATCCTCACGTTTACACGCCTCATTGCTGCGCCCGCCATTGGATATCTTGTGCTACATGATCAACACGCCTGGGCCGTGGGGCTGTTTGCCTACGCTGGAGTTACAGACCtgctggatggatggatcgcaCGGCGGTGGAACAGCAAGACGGTCGTGGGGACTGTCATTGACCCCATGGCGGACAAGACGCTCATGACGATATTGACGGTGTGCCTCGCCATCAAGGGAGCCCTGCCGAGTACGCTATATCACATATCACATAATCCCTGAAACGAAACAACTGACACTTGCATAGTCTGGGTCGCCACCGTCATCCTCGGTCGAGACGTAGGACtcgccatctcggccatATACTACCGCTGGATCTCACTCCCTCCTCCAAAGACGTTTGCCCGGTACTGGGATTTCTCTCTCCCTTCGGCTGAGGTGCGCCCTACTACTATCAGCAAGTACAACACGTTCTTGCAACTCGCTCTCGTTGGAGCAACGACTGCCGCACCGCTCGTGGGAACAGATCTGACACCCGCATTGACGATAATGCAGTAAGTTTAGAGTATTCCAAGTTGGGCTACTGAAGCTAACAGAGTAAAAAGATATGTCGTTGCTGGTACGACCATCTGGAGCGGAGCGAGTTACATTTATACAAAGGACGCTGTCAAGATCCTcaacaagcccaagccctGAAAAGAAGAGTCTTGGCTTTCGGAAATTTAACAAAAGCAAAAAATCAAAATGTCCAGACTTAGTAATTCGAGTCGCCACGGACAAGGTAGAGACGACACCGTTGATGagactaaaaaaaaacctcaCTAGCCAAGAGCTGAAAAAAGAGACGGGTGAGTCTTTAACGGTGGTGGTGTGATGTACACCCCCTCCCCAGTTACACAAACATGTATAACAGATATGCCTACTACCCCCTGATGAATTAATTCAACGTCCCGTCAAGTTAAGCTCAATCATGGTTTCGAACTAGCTCATGCTTCGGAACTGCTTTGGTATGCTTTGAACTAGTGAAGTTATCCCAACTAGTCCCAACGTCAAAACATGCAGCCCTACGAGAACCGAAAAAAAGACGACAAGTCAAAATATGCTTTATGTCCGTTCGAGATAAGCTTATTCCACAACACCAACCGGTTCCCCTAACTATAGATTGACTTTGTGATCTCCCCCTGCaagatgaaaaaaaaaacgcctTAGCCCAAATGCTCCCTTCTATTTTAGATATTCGTACATTTCTTCATACAAGGGGAAAACTCAATCCAAAGCTtgtttatttcccttttatttCCCTTTGTTCAAGGGACCTCGCCTAAACTCTCTCGATATGGGTTTCGTCTGACGTAGGCCAGGAGTCGTAGACTTCCTGATGGAGTCACACCCTCGACTCGTCGAGCCTGGGCAAGAGTCTCTGGCCTGGCGACCTTGAGGGCTTCCTTCTCTGAGATGGCAAGGCCGGGAATCTCATCGTAGTCGAGACTCGTGGGGATGCGGACACGCTCGTCGTTGGTGAACTGGCTGCGTTCCGCCTCCTGCATCTTGATATAGGGGGCGTAAAAGGCTTCGATGGCAACACGGCTGCGTACACGCGGCGAGTAGCTCATGATCTCGGGCACAACGGACACTAGCTGCTCAAGCTCGATGCGTGTGTTGGAGCTTGAGAGCCGGAGCATGTCTAGGCCATCACGTCGGGCCGTGTTGCGCTTGAGATGGAAGCCTTTTTCGATCCACTGCGCAGGGCTGAGGGATACAGACCGAAGAGCCTTTGTGAGATCGTCCATTTGCTGACGCTCGTCACTGTATACCCTCCATCGCTTGTCCGAGATGACACCCCATCCATGGCCCTTGGATGTAAGTCGAAAGTCGGCGTTATCAGCCCGGGCAGCCATACGGAATTCGCTGCGTGAAGTGAACATGCGGTATGGCTCAGTGACGCCCTTGGTGATGAGGTCGTCGACCATGATGCCAATGTAGCCATCGCCTCGTGACAGGGACACGCCTGGGAGACCCTTGGCTGCACGGCCTGCGTTGATACCCGCGAGAACTCCCTGACCTGCAGCCTCCTCGTAGCCTGTGGTTCCGTTGATCTGTCCGGCCAGGTACAGACCGCTAATGGCCTTTGTTTCCAACGTTGACCTTAGGCCGCGAGGGTCGATGTAGTCATACTCAACTCCATAACCGGGCTGAAGCATCTTGGAATCCTCCAAGCCTGGGATTGTCCGAAGAGCCTGCTCCTGAGCGTCCGCAGGAATTGTCATTGACAACCCGTTCGGGTAGACGATGGGGCTGTCGAAACCCTCAGGCTCGAGCCAGACGATGTGTCGGTCCTTGTCGGCGAATCGGATTACCTTGGATTCAAGGGAAGGGCAGTACCGCGGTCCCTTGATGGTCTCGCGGATGTGGATCGTCTTGTCGAGGTTATCCCGAACAATCTGATGCGTCTTCTCATTCGTATAAGTCACACCGCAAGTAAGCTGTTCCTCCACTGCCACCGTATCATTGAGGTAGCTGAacggagaaggaggatcATCTCCATACTGCTTCTCCAAGATGTCAAACTTGATGCTGTCCCGGGCGATTCTCGGAGGTGTACCCGTCTTGAGACGTCCCAGCTGAAAACCCGCATCCCGGAGCGACTTGCTCAGGCCAAAGGTAGCAGCCTCTCCAATGCGACCAGCAGGATAGCACTCGAGACCAATATGTATTTCGCCGCCGAGAAATGTCCCCGTCGTGATGATGACTTTACTCGTGGGGAGAACCTGGCCCGACTCGAGTCGTACACCGGCGATGCGACTTGAAGCGCCATCTACGGGCTCCTGGTCTGAAAGGACGATATCGGAGACGCTGTCGAGGACGATGGATAGGTTCGGGTACGAAGAGAGTTCCTCCCTCATGTATTTCTTGTACAAGTCTCGATCGATCTGAGCGCGAGGTCCCTGTCGCAATACCCGTTAGCTTGTCAATCTCGTCAAGGCCAGCAGTGTCACAAACCCAAACCGCCGCTCCTTTCCGCCGGTTCAACACGTGAAACTGGACGCCCGCCTTGTCAATGATCCTTCCCGCCAGACCATCAAGCGCATCAATCTCCCGGATGATGGTTCCCTTGCCAATTCCCCCGAAACTCGGGTTACACGAGCATGTCCCCAGGTTGTCAATCTTCGGTGTGATCAAGGCCGTCCGGGCTCCGGCTCGTGCGGCCGCGGCGCATGCTTCGGCGCCAGCATGGCCGCCTCCAATTACCACCACATCAAAAGGCCTATGGCGGGCTGTTAGACGAGATTGCGATAAGCGACAGAGGGATATTAGAGCTTACCTTGAGTCGCCGGAGACAGTTGCAAGGTGCCGTCGTCTTCCAATCTGCCATTGACGTCGCCAGACGGTTGGCCTTGGTCTTAATAGGGAACGCATTGCATGTCGTCGCTTGGGATGCAAAATTCGCCTTTCGCCATCCAATGTTGAAATCAATCAGTTGCCATTAATGGAGTTGCGACTAGCCGGAATATGACGCTATCGAGTTGAACTACCTACCAACCTAAGTACCTACCTAAACACCAAAACCAGGCTCTCCCGTCTCTGTAGACACCCTCAGAGCTTTTCAGACCCGATTCTAGACTAAAAAGAGACCTTAAAACTCATCGCTGTCATAAAAGAATACACCTTCTCTAACCATTTATCGCCTGCCCCGAGCCTCTGGCCATGAGGTgacagcatcatcaacctcttccaAGAACGAGGCCGAATTGTGGATTGTTGTACCGCCGAGCACGATTCGCACACCGGGACTCGTCGCATTTAGCCCTGCGATCATCTTTGCCTCTTCATACGTAGCGCCACCGGCAATGAACACGATAATGTCCTGAGGCTTGTCCTTGGTCGTGCCTCCACCCTCCACGAACGGATACTGCTGTTCCTTTAACCTGCCCTTGATCATGTTCTGGAGGGTACTCTCAAGAAGTGGGCTGTGCTGCGTGTAGACGTTCTCAACACCCTTGAGACCCTTGAAACGGCTCGACGCTCCAGAAAAGATGCCGGCTGACTCAAAGATTTCCGAGATTCCGCTTTGGGACTGAGACGCCTGAAGCGATGCGTGATATGCTGCCAACTTGTCGACAAGCTCTGCCTGCCGATGGGGCACACCACCAGCTGCAACGAGGAGTTCTGTGAGCATGGCAAGCGAGTTTGAGGGATGCTTCTGATATCGAAGAGCATACAGGGCCACTAAGCCAACCTTGCTTTCTGGAGTGACGTTGGGAGACTGGATGAGCCGTTGGATGTTCTGTTACTTAGTTAGCGACGTCGAATTCTCGCATCAAAGTGATgcagtattattattaccttgaCGTCAGTTCCATGATTCTCGTTGCAGGCCAGGCTCTGTTCTAGCTCGCTGACCTCGAGCAAGTTCTCGGCTGCTACCCTTCGACTGAGTTCTGAAACCAGCGTGACATGTTTGCTAACATTGCCAGAGAGCTTGCGGAACTCGGGATACTCCTCAATAAATCGTTTCATATCGGATATTGACTCGATGTTTTCGttgttcttggtcttggactGAAACTGGCCAACGTACTCCTTGATGTTGCCTCCCAGGTCGCCAAAGTTGAGGAACatgttcttcttgaagaagggaTCCTGATCCTGAGACAGAACAATCTCCTTCAGGTCCGGGCCAACGTCGGGCACGTCGCTCAAGTCGACACGGCCGTTCTGGATGCCCAGGAGGTGATGCACCATGGCCTGGTATGTCCACTGTGTAAGTAGCGGCGTCACGGGGTCCTCTCGACGATCCAGCACAAGAAGGATCGGGGGCGTGTCCACTGGACGGAACTCAAATAGTTGATCTTCCTGGGTCATTAGATACCGGACCTCGGATGCCAATTTCTTGGCGATGGGGCTTGTCTTTTGGTATCTGATGAGAGGCTTCTTCTTAAGCGATAGTAGCACTGCTAGAAGACCCTCGGCGCAGCGTTGTAGGGAGTCGGGGTTCCAAGTATCAGGGCCGCCGGCCCAGATGCGGCGTTGGGGAAGTGTGAGACcgatggagaagagatcTGGGTTGATGACGGTGTAATCGGCATAATGCTCCTGAATCAACTTGACCACCTCGTGGTCATCCGACTCGGCCAGGCGTTCCAGTGATGACTTCTTAATCACGTTTGTGAAATACAGTTGGTACTCTCCATACTTGGGGTCTCGCAGCTCGTCTATGAGCAGCTGGATGGTTTCGGGTGATGGCCGCACGACACAGATACAGCGTAGATGTCGCATCCTCTCGCGGGTTGCACTGTCCAGACGGTCGATGAGGTAGACCTCGTGGCTGAGAAGGGAAGATTGTGTGATTGCGGTAGAGACGATTGAAACAGTTTCCctgtcaagaaggaggatctTCATCTTGGCAGACGACGTATCGGCCGTCGTAATGATCTTATTGATGTACCCAGAAATTGCCTGGGCGACGTCCATGATGGCGGCTGGTGCAGCACTCTACGGCTGCGCAGCGAGGTATTCCTTGGTTTTTGGATACTGTATTCAATAGAATTGTGATGGAACAATTTCTGTTATTCGAACGTGTTGTGATTGTTTGTTGGGGAGATCGATGATGGTTCTTGCTTGCAGGGAGGCTGGTTGAGCGTGGTCGTCATGAAGTGAGCCCAGTAACAGCATGGCCACCCCGGTACCTGCATAACTCCGACTTCCCCCGGCAAGCTGAGAAGGAGCTCCACATGCAGCCAACCTCTTCATCATGAGTGCTGTGACATCAAAAGCTTGAATAGGCAACACCGTCATCATGTCGGACGGCTTCTATTGATTGCATTGTAATTTCCTTGAGGCTATCTATCAAGGGCCCTTGAACCTCCCAGAAGCCCATTGAACCTCCCCTCCATCCTCAATCATGGGTGATACCTGTCCCCAGTCACCCGAACGGACGTGAGTATCAACGTACCCTGCATCATGGCAATTACCCGATCTGACATTCTATGACCAGTCTGTCTTTCACCCAAGGCTTCATAGTCGGGCAAATCTCGGTCGTGCTTGTGTTGGCCGCCTTCATAAAGTTCTTCATCTTTGGTGACCCTCCTTCACCCGACGTCACCGCTTCCTTGAGGGCAACTGAGCGACGGTCAAGGACGCTTGCTCACAAGCGCTCGTTGCTTAGTTTGCGCAGCTCTGGCAATCGTCAGGACAGAGAGTTGAGCCGCAAGAAGTCGAGTGTTCTCCGAAACCCTCCGGTGCTTACCATTGGGTCCATCCTCAGCAAGACGTACTACAACGTCGACAGCCATCAGCCCGAGAGTCTCGACTGGTTCAACGTCCTCATTGCGCAGACCATTGCTCAATTCCGCAGTGATGCGCAACATGATGATGCTATTCTCAACTCTTTAAGCAAGGCGCTGAATGGGACCTCGCGCCCGGACTTTGTTGATGAGATCAGGGTCACAGAGCTGAGCTTGGGCGAGGACTTTCCCATCTTCAGCAACTGCCGCATCATCCCcgtcgatgaagatggaatGAGTCTTGGTATCGGAAAGAAGTTTGACCCGGCTACGGCAGCGAGAGATGGCACACGCCTTCAAGCACGGATGGACGTTGATCTGAGCGACATGCTCACCCTTGCCGTGGAAACGAAACTCCTACTTAATTATCCCAAGAAATTATCGGCGGTACTTCCTGTCGCATTGGCCGTCTCGGTGGTCAGATTCAGTGGCACACTCTCAATATCCTTCATTCCCAGCAACCCCTCTCAGCCGACCAGGATGATCTTCAACTTCCTTGACGACTACCGGTTGGACTTTTCCATTCGGAGTCTTCTCGGCAGTCGTTCTCGACTTCAGGACGTCCCCAAGATTGCGCAGCTTGTCGAAGCCCGCCTCCACCGGTGGTTTGATGAGCGAGCCGTTGAGCCACGGTTTCAGGAGATTGCCCTCCCAAGTCTGTGGCCGCGAAAGAAGAATACCCGTGGCCCGGATGACGGACTAGCTGAAGGGAGCGCTTCCATGGGTCGGTCAAAGGGTAAGGATGTTGGCCGAGACTTGCGGGATGAGGTATTCGGAAGTGATGCAGGTAGTAGGGACCGAGCATCACTTCGTAACCGCCGAGGAACGAGAAGTGACAATAGTGACGACTTGTCGATGCCCGGATCGCTCCCTCGGTCCCAGAGAGGTACATAGCCatgtattattagtattgaGAAACACTCCAACTCACTTAATTCTGAAACACTCGCACGGTTCTTGTCAGCTTCTGGAATGTCCACATGACCGGCAGATGTCAATGTTTAGAGTTTCGTTGCTCATTACGCGCACAGATAAGAGCATTCAGCGTTGACCTACACGTCTGTAACGCCGAGTCTGGGGAAGACGGCCATAGCGTATTCTATGAAGGGagattctttattaattctagTCGTGTGGACGATCTAAGCGTGCGCCGTGGCGGAAGTCATCTCAGAACTCGGCTAGAGCCATGGGAGTCTCGGTCAACGAGTACAAGTTCTGCAACCAGGCTACCAGACCAGCCACCAGGAGCACGTAATAGATGGCCGTATATCGCTTCCGAGCTGGGTCATCTTCTGCTAGCCAATATGGGTCAACTTGGCCCCAGAAACGAGGCAAGCCCATGCAGTTACAGAAAGCATGGATAAGAACAACAGCTAGAAGGTTGCCGGTTCTCAGGAACAAGAAGGTGGCATAAGCACCGAATAGTGTGGTGTAAGTCAGCTGGAAGAGGGATCGGAGAATGGCCACTGGAAGAGGAGTATGAGGATGGGTGATTCGGAACTCATAAAAGTGGTGAAGATGAGCCAGTCCGAAGATGAGAGGTGAGAGGAAGATGGTGCCTGTAAGGCTGGCTCCGGAACGGAGGAGTAGGGGTACTCCAGCCGAACGGAATAGACATTCTTCGGTGATTGGGCCCTTTCGGTAAATCAGTATTGAGACGAAAAAACCAGGCTAGAACAAGGTACAAGAAGCGGTGTG is a window encoding:
- a CDS encoding Maintenance of mitochondrial morphology protein 1: MGDTCPQSPERTLSFTQGFIVGQISVVLVLAAFIKFFIFGDPPSPDVTASLRATERRSRTLAHKRSLLSLRSSGNRQDRELSRKKSSVLRNPPVLTIGSILSKTYYNVDSHQPESLDWFNVLIAQTIAQFRSDAQHDDAILNSLSKALNGTSRPDFVDEIRVTELSLGEDFPIFSNCRIIPVDEDGMSLGIGKKFDPATAARDGTRLQARMDVDLSDMLTLAVETKLLLNYPKKLSAVLPVALAVSVVRFSGTLSISFIPSNPSQPTRMIFNFLDDYRLDFSIRSLLGSRSRLQDVPKIAQLVEARLHRWFDERAVEPRFQEIALPSLWPRKKNTRGPDDGLAEGSASMGRSKGKDVGRDLRDEVFGSDAGSRDRASLRNRRGTRSDNSDDLSMPGSLPRSQRGT